Proteins encoded by one window of Blautia luti:
- the miaA gene encoding tRNA (adenosine(37)-N6)-dimethylallyltransferase MiaA, which translates to MKKPLIVLTGPTAAGKTHLSIALAKAVNGEIISADSMQVYKYMDIGSAKICPKEMQGVKHYLVDELLPEEEFHIVKFQQMAKSAMEEIYAKGKIPILVGGTGFYIQAITKDIDFTQAEQKDGYRQELEQLAAEKGNEYLHQMLQEVDPVSAREIHANNVKRVIRALEFYHQNHSPISAHNQEQKEHETPYNLAYFVLNVPRELLYKRIDDRIDEMLNAGLLDEVQKLKDMGYHRGMVSMQGLGYKEILAYLDGEYPLEEAVRILKRDTRHFAKRQLTWFRREKDTIWMNKDEFDYNENMILERMLEICKDKKIL; encoded by the coding sequence ATGAAGAAGCCACTGATTGTCCTCACCGGACCAACAGCAGCAGGTAAAACTCATCTCTCCATAGCACTTGCAAAAGCAGTAAACGGAGAGATCATTTCCGCAGATTCCATGCAGGTATATAAATATATGGACATCGGATCAGCCAAGATCTGTCCGAAAGAAATGCAGGGAGTAAAGCATTATCTGGTAGATGAACTGCTGCCGGAGGAAGAATTTCATATCGTAAAATTCCAGCAGATGGCAAAATCAGCCATGGAAGAAATCTATGCCAAAGGAAAAATCCCGATCCTGGTAGGGGGAACCGGATTCTATATACAGGCAATTACGAAAGATATTGATTTCACTCAGGCAGAACAGAAAGATGGCTACCGTCAGGAATTAGAACAGCTTGCAGCAGAAAAAGGAAATGAATATCTTCACCAGATGCTGCAGGAAGTAGATCCGGTCAGCGCCAGGGAAATCCATGCGAACAATGTAAAACGTGTAATCCGCGCCCTGGAATTTTATCATCAGAATCATTCTCCGATTTCAGCACACAATCAGGAACAGAAAGAACATGAAACCCCGTACAATCTGGCATATTTTGTCCTGAATGTTCCACGAGAACTTCTCTACAAACGCATTGATGACCGAATTGATGAGATGCTGAACGCAGGACTTCTTGATGAAGTACAGAAATTGAAAGATATGGGATACCACAGAGGAATGGTTTCCATGCAGGGACTTGGATATAAAGAAATCCTTGCTTATCTGGACGGAGAGTATCCGCTGGAAGAGGCAGTAAGAATCCTGAAAAGAGATACCAGACACTTTGCTAAACGTCAGCTTACCTGGTTTCGCAGAGAGAAAGACACGATCTGGATGAATAAAGATGAGTTCGATTATAACGAAAACATGATCCTGGAGAGGATGTTGGAAATCTGTAAAGATAAGAAGATTCTCTAA
- the mutL gene encoding DNA mismatch repair endonuclease MutL yields MRKIAVLDQQTIDKIAAGEVVERPSSIVKELVENAIDAGATAVTVEITDGGKKMIRITDNGGGMERDQVPLAFLRHATSKIEKVEDLEHIASLGFRGEALSSIAAVAQVELITKTPSALSGVRYVINGGVEESLEDMGAPEGTTFLVRNLFYNTPARSKFLKSDTTEGNYISTLMEQLALSHPEISFKYIQNKQVKLHTSGNYSVKDVIYNIYGRDITKALLEVSYENDFMKIEGFVGKPEISRGNRTFENYYINGRFVKNRIIAKGIEDAYKGFLMQHKFPFVSLHIQMEGNDLDVNVHPSKMEVRFARGTEVYDAVYETVRKVLTTREMIQNVPFGKEENTRRTSSAVQPGDVPEPFEMKRRAGMPEYRTQVANTVNRVSETSSYTPLPRGTITMAEQTVREQRIYQTKDPFTKAEEQLFEGTLSDRKAVASGASEKKPDATTVQYNNPQEKTANAQNINPSVEENYSADNRENSQANNVMDANVSIRDIHETDDTVSSNASESGNTEQINPMQNAAGQENFTSAETGSQFKPQQLELFEEKLLAPESRSRHQLIGQIFDTYWLVQFEDRFFIIDQHAAHEKVYYERFVKHFREQTIESQYLSPPLIVTLNLQEEALLETNRKYFEDFGFEIEPFGGREYCINAVPTNLYGLDEEELFLEMLDNLASEKDKDPLGIFASRLATMACKAAVKGNHQMSTQEANMLIDELLTLDNPYHCPHGRPTIISMTKTELEKKFKRIV; encoded by the coding sequence TTGAGAAAAATTGCAGTATTAGACCAGCAGACCATAGATAAAATCGCTGCCGGTGAGGTAGTGGAACGTCCGTCTTCCATTGTAAAAGAGCTTGTGGAGAATGCCATTGATGCCGGGGCAACTGCGGTAACAGTGGAGATCACAGACGGCGGCAAAAAGATGATACGTATTACAGATAATGGTGGGGGTATGGAACGAGACCAGGTACCCCTAGCATTTTTGCGTCATGCCACCAGTAAAATTGAGAAAGTTGAGGATCTGGAACACATCGCTTCTCTTGGTTTTCGAGGTGAGGCCTTATCCAGTATTGCTGCAGTTGCACAGGTGGAACTGATCACGAAGACACCCTCGGCATTAAGCGGTGTACGTTATGTGATTAACGGCGGCGTAGAGGAATCCTTAGAGGATATGGGAGCACCGGAGGGAACGACATTTCTGGTAAGAAATCTTTTTTATAATACACCTGCGAGAAGTAAATTTCTGAAATCAGATACAACGGAGGGAAATTATATCAGCACACTGATGGAGCAGCTGGCATTGTCCCATCCGGAGATTTCCTTTAAATACATTCAGAACAAACAGGTGAAGCTTCACACATCCGGTAATTACAGTGTGAAAGATGTAATCTATAATATATATGGAAGAGATATCACCAAGGCACTTCTTGAGGTATCTTATGAAAATGATTTCATGAAGATTGAGGGATTTGTCGGAAAGCCGGAAATCTCCAGAGGAAATCGTACTTTTGAAAACTATTATATTAATGGACGATTTGTAAAGAACCGGATTATTGCCAAGGGAATTGAAGATGCCTATAAGGGATTTCTCATGCAGCACAAATTTCCGTTTGTTTCTCTTCATATTCAGATGGAGGGAAATGACCTGGATGTAAACGTACATCCGAGCAAAATGGAGGTACGATTTGCCAGAGGAACGGAAGTCTATGATGCAGTTTATGAAACTGTTCGCAAGGTACTTACGACACGGGAAATGATCCAGAATGTTCCTTTTGGAAAAGAGGAAAACACAAGAAGAACATCATCAGCAGTGCAACCGGGAGATGTACCGGAACCATTTGAAATGAAACGCCGTGCCGGAATGCCGGAATATCGCACTCAGGTAGCGAATACAGTTAATCGTGTTTCTGAGACGTCTTCTTATACTCCACTTCCGCGCGGAACGATCACCATGGCAGAACAGACAGTCCGTGAACAGAGAATCTACCAAACAAAAGATCCGTTTACAAAAGCAGAGGAGCAGCTTTTTGAGGGAACATTAAGTGACAGAAAAGCTGTAGCCTCCGGGGCATCTGAAAAAAAACCAGATGCAACGACCGTACAGTATAATAACCCGCAGGAGAAGACAGCTAATGCTCAAAATATAAATCCATCTGTAGAGGAAAATTATTCTGCTGATAACCGGGAAAACAGTCAGGCTAATAACGTAATGGATGCAAATGTATCTATACGTGATATACATGAAACTGACGATACTGTCAGTTCTAATGCATCCGAGAGTGGAAATACAGAACAGATAAATCCGATGCAGAATGCGGCAGGACAGGAAAATTTTACATCTGCAGAAACCGGCAGTCAGTTTAAACCTCAGCAGCTTGAACTGTTTGAGGAAAAACTCCTTGCTCCGGAATCCCGCAGCCGTCACCAGCTGATCGGACAGATTTTTGATACTTATTGGCTTGTACAGTTCGAGGACAGATTTTTCATTATCGACCAACACGCAGCTCACGAGAAAGTCTACTACGAACGTTTTGTAAAACATTTCCGTGAACAGACCATTGAATCCCAGTATCTCAGCCCACCGCTCATTGTAACCCTGAATCTTCAGGAAGAGGCACTCCTCGAAACAAACCGTAAATATTTCGAGGATTTCGGCTTCGAGATTGAGCCATTCGGCGGTAGGGAATACTGTATCAATGCAGTACCTACCAATCTTTACGGATTAGACGAAGAAGAACTGTTTCTGGAAATGCTGGACAACCTTGCTTCCGAGAAAGACAAAGATCCGCTTGGCATCTTTGCATCCAGACTTGCGACTATGGCATGTAAGGCAGCAGTAAAAGGCAATCACCAGATGTCCACGCAGGAAGCAAATATGCTGATCGATGAACTCTTAACATTGGACAATCCATACCATTGTCCTCACGGAAGACCAACCATCATTTCCATGACCAAAACAGAACTGGAAAAGAAATTCAAACGTATTGTATAA
- the mutS gene encoding DNA mismatch repair protein MutS has protein sequence MMQEYCKTKEQYKDCILFYRLGDFYEMFFDDALLVTKELEITLTGKDCGLEERAPMCGVPYHAAETYINRLIERGHKVAICEQVEDPKKAKGLVKREVVRIVTPGTTLDAASLDETKNNYLMSIVSIEEHFGCAIADITTGDCFLTEVDKPQKLLDEINKFVPAEIICNDSFYMSNIDTDDLQNRLGICVFSLDSWYFDDELCRRTLKEHFHVGSLEGLGIGDYDCGIIAAGALFLYLKETQKTALSHMATIRPYAAEKYMLIDSSSRRNLELVETLREKQKRGSLLWVLDKTKTAMGARTLRGYVEQPLIDRDEIEERLEALEELNKNGMLRDEIREYLGPIYDLERLSSRISYKSANPRDLIAFASSLEMLPYIKQVLKEFKTPLLQKIYEDMDPLEDVTDLIKRAIVEDPPLAQKDGGIIKEGYNENVDKFRRSRTDGKKWLSELEAKERERTGIKTMKIKYNRVFGYALEVTNTFKDLVPDNYIRKQTLTNAERYITQELKELEDLILGAEDKLYALEYELFCNVRDTVGKEVVRIQKTAKAVAALDVFASLALVAERNHFVRPKTNTTGVIDIKNGRHPVVEQMIENDMFIANDTYLDNNKKRVSIITGPNMAGKSTYMRQTALIVLMAQIGSFVPAEKANIGIVDRIFTRVGASDDLASGQSTFMVEMTEVANILRNATSKSLLILDEIGRGTSTFDGLAIAWAVIEHISNAKLCGAKTLFATHYHELTELEGKIPGVNNYCIAVKEKGDDIVFLRKIVQGGADKSYGIQVAKLAGVPDSVIQRAKELVEELSDADITAAVKDLTAPKKKNPVYDQMDMAQMSLFDTVKDDDIIEEIKGLDMGNMTPIEAMNTLYNLQNKIKNRW, from the coding sequence ATGATGCAGGAATACTGCAAGACAAAGGAACAATATAAAGACTGCATTTTATTCTACCGCCTTGGGGACTTTTATGAGATGTTTTTTGATGATGCATTGCTTGTTACCAAGGAACTGGAGATTACCCTTACAGGAAAAGATTGTGGATTAGAGGAGAGGGCACCCATGTGTGGTGTCCCTTATCATGCTGCGGAAACTTATATCAACCGCCTTATTGAGCGCGGACATAAAGTAGCGATCTGCGAGCAGGTAGAGGACCCGAAGAAAGCCAAAGGTCTGGTAAAGCGTGAGGTTGTAAGGATTGTAACCCCGGGAACCACTCTGGATGCGGCTTCCCTTGATGAGACAAAGAACAACTATCTGATGTCTATCGTCTCTATCGAAGAACATTTTGGATGTGCCATTGCAGATATTACCACAGGTGACTGCTTCCTCACAGAAGTAGACAAACCACAGAAACTTCTGGATGAGATTAATAAATTCGTACCTGCAGAGATCATCTGCAATGATTCTTTCTATATGTCCAATATAGATACCGATGACCTGCAGAACCGTCTGGGAATCTGCGTCTTTTCACTGGATTCCTGGTATTTCGATGATGAATTATGCCGCCGTACGCTGAAAGAACACTTCCACGTAGGCTCTCTGGAGGGACTTGGAATCGGAGATTATGACTGCGGCATCATTGCAGCAGGTGCTCTTTTCCTTTATCTGAAAGAAACACAGAAAACAGCCCTGTCTCATATGGCAACGATTCGCCCATATGCAGCAGAGAAATATATGCTTATCGACAGCTCCAGCCGCAGAAACCTCGAACTTGTAGAAACCCTGCGTGAAAAACAGAAACGAGGTTCCCTCCTCTGGGTACTGGACAAGACAAAAACAGCCATGGGAGCCAGAACTCTCCGTGGTTATGTAGAACAGCCGTTGATCGACAGAGATGAGATCGAGGAACGTCTCGAAGCACTGGAAGAATTAAATAAAAACGGAATGCTCCGCGATGAGATCAGAGAATATCTCGGACCAATTTACGACCTGGAGCGACTGAGCAGCCGTATCAGCTACAAGTCAGCGAATCCACGAGACCTGATCGCATTTGCATCTTCACTGGAAATGCTTCCATATATAAAGCAGGTATTAAAAGAGTTTAAAACTCCTCTGCTTCAGAAAATTTATGAAGACATGGATCCTCTGGAAGACGTGACTGATCTGATCAAACGTGCCATTGTAGAAGACCCGCCGCTTGCCCAGAAGGATGGAGGCATTATCAAAGAGGGATACAATGAAAATGTAGACAAATTCCGCCGTTCCAGAACAGACGGTAAGAAGTGGCTTTCTGAACTGGAAGCAAAGGAACGTGAACGTACCGGCATCAAGACCATGAAGATCAAGTACAATCGTGTATTTGGCTATGCTCTGGAAGTCACCAATACATTTAAAGATCTGGTACCGGATAACTACATCCGTAAGCAGACACTTACCAATGCAGAGCGTTACATTACTCAGGAGTTAAAGGAACTGGAAGATTTGATCCTCGGTGCAGAGGATAAACTTTATGCTCTGGAATATGAATTATTCTGTAATGTACGTGATACAGTCGGCAAAGAAGTTGTGCGTATTCAGAAAACAGCCAAAGCTGTAGCTGCGCTGGATGTATTTGCTTCCCTTGCACTGGTTGCAGAACGCAATCATTTCGTCCGCCCGAAGACAAATACAACAGGTGTGATCGACATCAAGAACGGCCGTCATCCGGTTGTAGAGCAGATGATCGAGAACGATATGTTTATCGCAAATGATACATATCTGGATAATAATAAGAAACGTGTATCTATCATTACCGGTCCGAACATGGCAGGTAAATCCACCTACATGAGACAGACAGCCTTGATCGTTCTGATGGCACAGATTGGAAGTTTTGTTCCGGCAGAGAAGGCAAACATCGGAATTGTTGACAGAATTTTTACCCGTGTAGGTGCATCCGATGACCTGGCAAGCGGCCAGAGTACTTTCATGGTAGAGATGACAGAGGTTGCCAATATTTTAAGAAATGCAACTTCAAAGAGTCTGCTGATCCTTGATGAGATCGGACGAGGAACCAGCACATTCGACGGTCTTGCAATCGCATGGGCAGTGATCGAACATATCAGCAACGCCAAGCTTTGTGGTGCCAAGACTTTATTTGCTACTCATTACCATGAACTTACTGAGCTGGAGGGCAAGATCCCGGGGGTGAATAACTATTGTATCGCAGTCAAGGAAAAAGGCGACGATATCGTATTTCTGCGTAAAATTGTTCAGGGCGGTGCAGATAAGAGCTATGGTATCCAGGTTGCCAAACTGGCAGGCGTTCCGGATTCCGTGATCCAGCGTGCCAAAGAGCTGGTAGAGGAACTGAGCGATGCAGATATCACGGCAGCAGTAAAAGATTTAACAGCACCAAAGAAGAAAAATCCGGTATATGACCAGATGGATATGGCACAGATGTCACTGTTTGATACCGTAAAAGATGACGACATCATTGAAGAGATCAAAGGTCTTGATATGGGAAATATGACTCCTATCGAGGCGATGAATACACTTTATAACCTGCAGAACAAGATTAAGAACAGATGGTGA